In Oscillospiraceae bacterium, one DNA window encodes the following:
- a CDS encoding AAA family ATPase, with protein sequence MYRKVFGELVKWKDSPRRKPLVLKGARQVGKTWLMREFAREAYGDSVYVSFDRDADAVKIFDDTKDPKLILERLGLIRGKTILPEKTLIILDEIQECPNALGGLKYFNEEANEYHVITAGSLLGTYLANPASYPVGKVNLVNVYPLTFEEYLAAADAGMYRYFCSVKSGADYVSVFHERMTEHYKKYLIIGGMPECVQSWVNNAAPEEISVIQEEIISLYENDFTKHSGKVNSGRILQVFRSIVPQLAKENNEKFMYAAIAKSAR encoded by the coding sequence ATGTACAGAAAAGTTTTTGGGGAGCTTGTGAAATGGAAAGACAGTCCGCGCCGAAAGCCCCTTGTCTTAAAAGGCGCGCGGCAGGTCGGCAAGACTTGGCTGATGCGGGAATTTGCGCGAGAAGCATATGGTGATTCGGTTTATGTCAGCTTTGACAGAGACGCCGACGCAGTTAAAATCTTCGATGATACAAAAGACCCCAAGCTGATTTTGGAGCGGCTTGGATTGATTCGGGGCAAGACGATATTGCCCGAAAAGACTCTTATCATTTTGGATGAAATTCAGGAATGCCCGAACGCGTTGGGAGGTCTGAAATACTTTAACGAGGAAGCGAACGAGTACCATGTCATCACAGCGGGTAGTTTGCTCGGCACTTATCTTGCCAATCCGGCGTCGTACCCTGTCGGGAAAGTGAATCTGGTGAACGTGTACCCGTTGACATTTGAGGAATACTTGGCCGCTGCGGATGCGGGGATGTATCGGTATTTTTGCTCTGTTAAATCGGGCGCGGACTATGTTTCGGTTTTTCACGAGAGGATGACGGAGCATTACAAAAAATACCTGATTATCGGCGGGATGCCGGAGTGCGTTCAAAGTTGGGTCAACAACGCCGCCCCCGAAGAAATCTCCGTGATACAAGAGGAAATTATCTCATTATACGAAAACGACTTCACCAAACACAGCGGCAAAGTCAACAGCGGGCGCATACTGCAAGTGTTTCGCAGTATCGTTCCGCAGCTTGCGAAAGAGAATAACGAGAAATTCATGTACGCGGCAATCGCTAAAAGCGCGCG